TGCGTATCCAGAAAGTACAGGTCACCATCAGGCCGGACGCCGCTGAATAAGTATAGCTGCCTGCTAAATACTCGAAAAATGCCAGTTGTAAAAGGACAAACCCTTGCCATAATTTCATTGCTGCTATTCTTTTTCACTGCATGTGAAAATACTCCTACGCCCAGGCCCAGAGGCTATTTCCAGATAAAATTCCCGGAAAGGAAGTACCGTACTTTTGATATGCCCGGTTATCCTTACACCTTTGAATACCCAGCGTACGCAAATATCATTAAGGATACCTCTTTCTTTGGGGAAGCCCCCGAAAACCCGTACTGGATCAATGTCGACTTTCCTACCCTTAACGGAAAGATCTACATGAGCTATAAGATCATCGGCCCCGGCAACAATTCCTTCCGGAAACTGGCGGACGACGCTTTTAAAATGACTTATAAACACACTTATAAAGCAGAGTACATCGACGAAAACGTCATCCGGACACCCAATCATGTCAGCGGTACCTTCTATGAGGTAGGCGGGAACGCTGCTTCTGCCAAGCAATTCTTCGCCACCGACTCCGTAAAACATTTTCTCCGGGGAGCCCTTTACTTCGATGCTACCCCCAATGCCGACTCCCTTGCCCCGGTACATAAGTTCCTGGAGCAGGATATGTGGCACCTTGTAGAAACCCTACGATGGAGATAAGCAGTTTATACTGTAACTTTGTATGCTAAAGATGGCCTGTACATAATCTCAGGCCCCAGAGCATTCTCAGATGATTATTATTGACGATAAATACATTAGTGACGAAGTTGTAGAAGAGCAGTTCGTATGCAATCTGTCGGCATGTAAAGGAGCCTGCTGTGTTGCAGGTGATTGCGGCGCCCCGCTGGATAAAACCGAAATCAAGACCCTGAAAAAGATCTACCCGAAAATCAAATCTTATCTGCGGGAAGAAGGCATACAGGAAATTGAACGCACCGGCACCAATACCACCGACGACGAATATGGCTACGTAACCCCCATCGTGAATAAAGGCATCTGTGCCTACGCTACCATCGATGAACACGGCATAGTAGGCTGTGGCATAGAAAAAGCGTTTAACGATGGTGTGGTGGACTTTAAAAAGCCCATCTCCTGTCATCTCTATCCCATCCGTGTAAAAAAATATGAATCTTTTGAGGCGGTAAACTACGACCGCTGGGACATCTGCAAACCCGCATGTAAAAACGGGAAATCGCTGAAAGTGCCCGTCTATCGTTTCTTAAAAGACGCCCTCATTAGAAAATACGGCACGGAATTTTATGAAGTGCTGGATAAAATAGCAAAAAAGAATTACGAATTATGAAATACGAATTACGAAATAACCTGAAGACCAGCTTCACTACTATCTCCCGGTTATTTCGCAATTCCTGATTCGTAATTCGTAATTTCCGTAAAACCTTGTTGCTTATGCATCAACTCGCGTCCACTTTTCTCGAAGAAAGTGAAAAAAAAGCATCCGATCTGAATCACCGTCAGACGATTAATTTTAATATCAGCAGATATAATTCCGCCGTAAAGGTGGGTAAACAACAGTTTGCGGATCTGCCCGGTGCCAGAGAACGTGCGAAGAATATCAAGTGGAGGGCTATTGAGCATCTCGACAATCACCTCGAAGAATTTGAACAGAACTTTACCCGCCGCGGAGGCAAAGTGATCTGGGCCGAAACTGCAGAACAGGTACAACAGGAAATACTGGCCATTTGCCAGGCCAAACAATGCAAGAGCATTGTCAAAAGTAAATCCATGGCCACCGAAGAAGTGCATCTGAATGCCTTCATGGAAGCCAATGGCATCGAATGCGTGGAAACCGACCTCGGTGAGTATATCCAGCAGCTCGATGGCGAGCCACCTTATCATATCGTAACCCCTGCCATGCACAAAAGCAAGGAAGATGTGGCCCGTTTGTTTGCCGAAAAGCTGGGAACTGATCCCGGCCTGACACCCGAACAGCTTACCCTCGTAGCGCGTGAAAAGCTCCGTCATAAATACCTGGAGGCAGAGATAGGCATCACAGGCGCCAACTTTATTATTGCAGATACCGGCTCCATTGCTGTCACTGAGAATGAAGGTAACGCCAGACTTACTACTGCCTTTCCCAAAACTCATATTGTTTTGGTGGGAATAGAGAAAGTAATTCCTTCCATCACCGACCTGGGTCTGTTTTGGCCCTTACTGGCTACCTATGGCACCGGCCAGCAGATAACTGCCTATAACAGTATCTTCAGTGGGCCCCGCCAGGAAGGAGAAACTGATGGCCCGGAAGAAATGTATGTTATATTGATGGACAATGGCCGTAGTAACATCTTACAGGACACCGTGGCAAGGGAAAGCCTCTATTGTATCCGCTGTGGTTCCTGCCTGAACGCCTGCCCGGTTTATAAGAACATCGGCGGGCATACTTATGCGGCCACCTACAGCGGCCCTATCGGCTCTGTTATTACTCCGCACCTGAAAGGAATGGACTCCTACATGCACCTTAGTTTTGCCTCCTCTCTCTGCGGTAATTGTACAGAAGTATGCCCTGTGCGCATCAATCTGCATGAACTACTCCTGCACAACAGGCAGAAAGCGGTAGAAGAAAACTATACATCCGGTGGGGAAAAATTTGCATGGTACCTGTGGAAACAGGGCTGCAACAGCCGCAAAATGATGAATATGGCCAGTGGCAAGACAAAGAATTTTATGCTGCGGAAATTTTTTGCTAAAACCTGGGGCGATAATCGTGAACTACCGGTGTTTGCGCCTAAGTCTTTTAATCAGCTGTGGAAAGAGCGGAAATAATTATCATTCCGCCTGCCGGCCTCTGAATGGTACTTTAACTTTTACCCTGGCAGGTTTCCTGTCTGACGCTGCGCTCCATTTCGGCCCCTCTTTAATTACTCTTATTGCCTCTGCATCGCAAATTTCGTTCAGGCTGCGAAGGATCTTGAAGTTCTGCAAAGTTCCGTCTGGCATCACGGTAAAGGCTACACGTACTATACCTCTATACTTATCGTCGGGATTAACTGTTTTGGTATGGAGATAATTTTCAAAGGCGGTCCATCCTATAACCGGTTCCGGCGCCTGATACCCGGGATTCTCAGCATCAGATTCTATTTGCACACCGGCAACTCTTCCGGACAATGATCTTTCTAACTGACCAGAATCCGTATTGGCATTAAGCCCCCGAATTACCACACTGCCCGTCATGTTCTGCTTCTTTTTAGCTCCCATACCTACCACCACCACTTCGTTCAATGCTGAACTTGCTGAGTCGCCAGGTGTTCTGGGCTTCGGTTCCAACACCTTACTATCAACATTATGCTGCGCCATGAATGCCCTGTTATTATCCCGTGCTGCCGGCGTTAATGCTGAAGCTCCGGGAGTACCCTGTGCAATGAGCTTTCCGGCAGAATCGTCGTCCTTTGTATAGGCCGACACTTCAGCGCCTGCGGCCTCAGCTGCAGGAGAACTAACCACTGGTGCGGCAGATGGCACACCCTTCGCCCGCGGCTTCATTTCCTTTGCCTTTGCTAACATCGGCGGCTCAGGTACAGCATCTTCCTTTGCGGATTTCTCTACATTAGCCAGCATAGCAGCAGTATCTGCAGCTGCAGGTACGCCGGAATCAGCTGCCGGAGCAGCCGGAGATTTAACACTGGCAATGGGAGGCGCCACCTGTTGTTCACGCCACAAATACCAGCCCGCAGAAACCATCAGTAACAGAATAGCAGCAACAGCCGCCCAGCGATAATACAGTGCACGCACACGCCCTCTGACAGGAGCTATTCTGGCAGCCAGCCTTCCGGCAAGATCTTCCTGATGGGCCTGCTGGTCCGGACTATGCATAGCATACCCATCCAGTGCATCAGCCAGGAACGGATCGTCCAGGGCCTGGTGCTCCAGGGCATGCATAGCTTTATCGTCCAGCTCCCCCGCCAGATATTGACGGATGAGGCTGGCAAGCTCTTCTGGTTTTATATGTGGCCGTTTGTCAGGCATGTTGTTGTTGCTCCATACATATTTTCAGGTTACGCTTTCCGTTCTGGATATAGCTTTTCACCTTATTCATCTCATATCCTGTAATAACACTCACTTCCCGGTAGCTTTTTTCCTGTAAATAAAACAGGTCCACGCTGCGCTTTTGTTCCTCCGGTAAAGTTTCCAGGCATTTTTCCATGCTCTGCAGGTTATCCTCCAGTGACATTCCATTTTCATGATGCCCGGTTTCCCCGTTTTCCACAATGGGATGATCATCTATAGATACCTGCCGGGATTCCTTGTTTTTCATCGCCCGCAACTTCATCAAACAGTGGTTACGGGTCAGTACATGCAGCCAGCTTTTGAAGTTCTGCACCTCATGCTGCTTCACTTTACCGATCAGTTCTTCAAATATCTGCATAACGGCATCCTTGCTGGCTTCTTCATCAAAATACTTCAGGCATACCCCATACACCAGGCTCATATAACGCTGGTATAAGGCGGCCAGAAAGTCCAGTTTGCCGGTGGATTTGTACTCCCCGATCAAATAGGCATCATCTGCATCCTGCATGATATTTTGGCGAATGAACGACATAAACAGCTGTCAGCTATTGGATTTTAACCTTTAACTACGGAACTATATTGATTTACAGCACAACAATAGTATTGCTTTTTTTTGAATATCAAAAAACTGAAAAGACGACAAAACAAAGCGGTTGTAACGAATGATGCGTAACTGCCGCATTGACCCATCCGTTACAACCGCTGCCTGTTTAAATAATGAGTTAGTCAGCAACTATTAGTGCCTGAAATGCCTCATACCGGTCATTACCATGACCATATCATGCGTTTTACAGAATTCTATAGAATCGTTATCCCGTACAGAACCTCCTGGCTGAATAACCGCATTGATGCCGTGTTCATGCGCGATGCTCACACAATCATTGAACGGAAAGAACGCATCGGATGCCATTACAGCACCCTTCAGATCAAAATTGAACTGGCCTGCTTTTTCAATTGCATGGCGGAGTGCATCGATCCTGGAAGTTTGTCCGCATCCCTTACCAATCAGCTGTTTGTCTTTCACCAGTGCGATCGCGTTTGATTTCAGGTGCTTGCAGACAATATTAGCAAACTCCAGATCAGACCTTTCTGCACTTGTTGAAGAACGGGCTCCTACTTCATTCCACTCATTATAGTTGCCATTATCACTATCCTGCAGCAATACGCCATTCAGCACATTCTTGAACATATACTTACTCTTAACCGGCTGCTTTTGTTCGAGCAGAATGCGGTTCTTTTTAGCTTGCAGTACAACGAGGGCATCTGCATCAAATGCAGGCGCGATCAGGATTTCGAAGAATATTTCACTGATGGATTCTGCAGTTGCTTTATCAATCGGCTTGTTGGTAACCAACACTCCGCCGAAGGCACTTTCCTTATCTCCTGCGAGCGCAGCTTCCCAGGCTTCTTTGAGTGTGGTACGGGAAGCGATTCCGCAAACGTTGGTATGCTTGATAACAGCAAAGGTAGTAGCTTCAAACTCCTGGATCAGCTGGCAGGCAGCGTCTACGTCTACCAGGTTGTTGAACGACAGTTCCTTACCATGTAATTTATTGAAAACTTCTTCGAGGTTACCGTAGAAGATCCCACGCTGGTGCGGGTTTTCACCATAACGGTTCACCTGACCCTGTGGGATGGAAAGCTGGAAATCAGCACCAGGCTCGTTGTTCAGGAAATATTGTGAAATAGCTACATCGTAGTGTGCACAAACTTCAAATGCTTTTGCTGCAAAGCTTCTGCGCTCTTCGATAGAAGTAGCTCCCTTATTGTCGGTCAGCACCTTTTCCAGGTCTGCATACTGATCTTTAGAAGCCACAATCACTACATCCTTGTAGTTCTTACCTGCAGCACGGATCAGAGAAACTCCCCCTATGTCAATTTTTTCGATGATAGCCTGCTCTTCGCTGGTGCTTTTCACAGTTTCTTCAAACGGATAAAGGTCTACTATCACCAGGTCAATCTCAGGTATCTCATACTGCTTCAGCTGTTCCAGATCCTGCGGATTTTCACGGCGGGCCAATATCCCCCCAAATACTTTAGGGTGCAGCGTTTTAACACGGCCACCCAGGATAGAAGGATATGCAGTAAGATCTTCTACTGCCACACAGGATACGCCCTGTTCTTCAATAAATTTTTGCGTACCGCCGGTAGAATAGATAGTCACACCTTGTTCGCCCAATTTCTTTACAATGCCCTCCAGGTTATCTTTATAGAAAACGGAGATGAGCGCTGATTTAATTTGCTTTTGCATGAACGGAAAACATTAGAAATTATTAACATAGATTCCTGATCCGGAACCGAAAGAAGCGCAAAGTTAACACGTAAACATCATTTTTCCATTCCTGTATCCCACTATACTACCATCGTTTCAAAACTTCATGTCACTATTCCGGGCCTGCAGGCCTGCATCTCACTACCAATGCACCCTGTTCGGGTATAGAATAAAAATTAATTCCCGCGGCATGGCATTCTTCTTTCCATTGCTGTATCCTTTTCCGGGAGTTAGCAGCACCAGCCACTATACAATGGCTGTCGTAACAGGTCATAATTGCAGGGATATTTACATGCGGATTATTGTTCAGGAAGACATAATCAACCCGGAACCTGCTGCTCATACGGCCGGTGGGAAGTATACTGTCTATGATCACCAGCTGTTTTCCCCAAAAGCTGATGTACCGGCCGTACTGATTAAATCCCATCACCGCACCCGGCTCCACACCCAGGTACTGCCGCGTTGCCACAATCTGCGCCCCGGCTGCCTGCCGGAAAATGGTGTCCTGCCCGGTGAACCGGGCCTTCCGCCCGTTGATACAGTCTATTGCCGTATATCCGGTCACGTTATATATAACCATCAGCCGCTGCTGCCGGCAGCGGGTCTCCCACCCTGCCCGTAACACAAGGTATCCCCAGCAACTAATTAAAACCAGCCACAAACCGGGTCTCCACCTGATCATGAACAACAGGGCGGCCCCTGTAATGAACAAATACAACAGGGCGGCCTGCGACAATGAGCAATGAATATCCTTTATCAGCGCTCCCGGCAGGTCGCCAAGCCATTTTACGCTGCTATTCATTATCATGATGAGGAGCTGCAATCCCTTCCCCACCCAGGAGGCGAACATACCAAGCGGCGCCACCAGTAATAACAGGATCTCTCCATAGATCGCTACCGTTGACAGAGGTACAGCCACCAGGTTGGCCGGCAGAAAGTAAACCGGGAACTGGTGAAAATAGAACAGGCTCACCGGTGTGGTGACCAGCTGTGCAGCCAGCGATAAAGCGACCATCTGCCATAACAGGTCCACCCATTTTCGCTCCGGCTGCCAGCACCGGTACAACGGTTGGTAGAAAAGCAGTATTCCAAGCACTGCGAGATAAGACAGCTGGAACCCCGCATCCGTGATCAGGTAAGGATTGAACCAAAGCAGCAATACCGCCGATGCCGCCAGCGTATTATAAGTACTGCTATACCTTTCCAATATCAAACGTCCGGTAGTAATACCGGTAAACATAACAGCCGAACGAAGCACGGAAGCCGAAGCGCCGGTGAGCAGTGCAAATCCCCAGAGTACCCCCAAAACCAGTATCGCTTTGGTGAAATTAGCCCACCGCCCTGCCGGCAGCCATTTTAACATCCACAACAGCGTACTGTAAAGCAATGCCAGGTGCATACCCGAAATGGCAATGATGTGCACAATACCCGTATTGCCATAACTCTGCACCACGTCTTTGTCGAGATCCTGCCGGTAGCCAATCAGCAAAGCTTCCGCCATGCCCGATTCCGGCCCCTTCCCTATGAAAACTTTCAGGCTCCCCAGGCAATAATCCCTGGCGCTGATCAGCCACCGGTCTATTGGGTTACCTCCTTCCTGCGGCAATAAATAATAATCCCTGTGAACCAGGTGCAGCTGCTGATAGATCTGCTGGCCGGCACAATACTGCTGGTAATCAAATGCCCCCGGATTCCCATTATTTTTGATCAATACAGGCTTTTTCCGGGTGATGATCTGTTGCCCATAGGCAAGATCCGGCAGGGAGTCTTCCCTTGTTAAATAAAGCTGTAAATAGCCTTTAACAGGTATCCAGCGGCCCTTGTTACAAACAGCATTGATAGTTGCAACTGCACGGCATGTCCGCTCCTTTAACACAGGTGGAGCATTCACCTCCAACAACAACCAGGAGCTGTCAGCAGCCTGTTTTTCCCAGAAGCTACGCTCACGACGGAGATCAGCTTTATATATCAACAGGCAGCCGCAGGCCGTTACCAGTACCAGCAATAACAGGCCCCTCACCGGAATGGCGGCATATCTCCACTGAACCGGTAACTGCCGGCACAGTAACAAACCGCCGGCAGCAAACAGTATCAGTATCATTATAAGTGTAAAAGACAGGGACAGGTATGACTGTAAACAGATACCAGCCATCAGCGGGATGGCCACCCTGACGAATGGCGCCCGTTTCCAGTGCATGTTAACAAAACCGGATGATTCAAAATGCATAAAGGGTTAACTTTTGGGTAGTCAAACCTCGCTTTTCATCCTGATAAAAGTGTTTCAGAATTGTTAAAAACGGTGAATCTCAGGCAATAATATCTATATATGATTTCTAGGTAAAATTCGCTCAGAGATGTTAAAATGAGTATAAACAACCAATTTTATCATTTTTATAATATATTTAAAGTCATTTGTTTAAAAATTATAAATATATTCATCTGTTATTGATTAGTTAACATCTCTTTTAAATATAATATTATTTGTAAACTGCATTACCGGTCACGCTATTTGAATTGTATCAAGATTCAATAGTCGTGTCTTTAATGGTTATTTTGAGGGAAAAGAAGGAGCCTGATTTTTATCAGGCTCTGTTTATTTTACCAGTCTTTAGTCTTTAGCCTTTAGCTATTAGTCTTTAGTAAAAATGCAGAGGAGATTAACATCTACAATAATGTTAATCTCCTCTGCATTTTTACTAAAGACTAATAGCTGAAGGCTACTTGCTCAGGTACATACTCTTTTCTTTATACAACTGACGGAAGTAAGGATCACGCAGATCTTTGATAAAGCGGATCGCCTCCCCGGTTGATTTCATTTCAGGTCCGAGCTCTTTGTTTACACCCGGGAATTTATTGAAGGAGAACACAGGTTCCTTGATAGCGAAACCGGTGAGCTTTTTCTCGATCTTAAAGTCCTGCAGCTTGTTAGCACCTATCATCACTTTTGTTGCTATGTTCAGGTAAGGTACCTGGTAAGCTTTCGCGATAAACGGTGTCGTCCGGGAAGCACGCGGGTTTGCCTCAATTACGTAAACGTTGCCGTCTTTGATAGCAAACTGGATGTTGATCAATCCACGGATATCCAGTGCGCGGGCTATCTTCTCGGCATAATACTCCATGGTGGTCACTTCGATGGGCGACAAATTAAACGCCGGCAGCAACGCATGGCTGTCGCCACTGTGGATACCAGCTGGTTCAATGTGCTCCATCACGCCCATCACATGGAAATCGGTACCATCAAAAATTCCATCGATCTCCGCCTCCTGGCAGCGATCCAGGAAGTGATCGATCAGGATCTTGTTACCAGGCAGGTGCCGTAACAGGCTGAGTACAGATTCTTCCAGCTCTTCTTCATTAATCACGATCCTCATACGTTGTCCACCTAATACATAAGACGGGCGAACCAGTACGGGATAACCTACTTCCTTGGCCACTTCTATGGCGTCGTCGGTATTGTAGGCAGTTCCGTATTTAGGATAAGGAATCTTCAATTCTTTCAGCATATCGGAGAAACGGCCACGGTCTTCCGCGATATCCATATTATCGAACGAGGTACCTATGATCTTCACACCGTTTGCTTCGAGGCGTTTGGCCAGCTTCAGCGCAGTTTGGCCTCCCAGCTGTACAATCACGCCTGCTGGTTTTTCCAGCTCGATGATTTCCCAGAGGTTTTCCCAGAACACCGGTTCGAAGTACAGTTTATCTGCCATGTCGAAATCGGTGGATACTGTTTCAGGATTACAGTTTACCATGATAGCTTCGTAGCCGCAATCCTGGATCGCCTGCAGGCCATGTGTACAGCAGTAATCGAATTCAATACCCTGACCGATCCTGTTCGGGCCGGAACCCAGTACAATGATTTTCTTCCTGTCGGAAACCTTGCTCTCATTTTCTGTATCGAAAGTAGAATAGAAGTAAGGCGTCTTGGCTTCAAACTCGGCACTGCAGGTGTCCACCATCTTGAAGGTACGGGTGATGCCCAGTTCCTTACGTTTGGCGTACACTTCATCATCATCGCAATCACCGAACAATACTGCCAGCTGTGCATCGGAGAAGCCCATTTTCTTGGCATCTCTCAGCATATCTGCCGGTACCGTTTTCAGTTCATGCTCCAGCAATTGTTTTTCCAGGTTTACGATATCCTGGATCTGGTGCAGGAACCAACGGTCTATATATGTCAGCTGGTGGATATGCTTTACAGATACACCCGCCATCAGCGCATCTTTGATGCGGAAAATACGATCCCAGGTAGGACGTTTCAGCTTTTCGACCAGCTGCTCTGTTTTCATGAGCGACTTGCCGTAGTAACCCAGGCCCAGCGCATCGTTCTCCAGGCTCTGACAGGCTTTCTGCAGAGCTTCGGGGAAAGTGCGGCCGATAGACATTACCTCACCCACAGATTTCATCTGCAGTCCTAAGGTATCGTCGGCGCCTTTGAATTTATCGAAGTTCCAGCGTGGCATTTTTACAATCACGTAGTCCAGCGCAGGTTCGAAGAAGGCAGAAGTAGTTCTGGTGATCTGGTTTTCCAGTTCATCCAGGGTGTAGCCAATGGCCAGTTTAGCAGCGATCTTCGCGATCGGGTAACCAGTGGCTTTGGATGCCAGCGCAGAAGAACGGCTTACGCGCGGGTTGATCTCAATAGCTATCAGCTCTTCATTTTCGGGATTCAGGGAGAACTGAACGTTACAGCCTCCGGCGAAGTTCCCGAGGTCACGCATCATCATCATGGCTTTATTACGCATGTCCTGGAAAGCAGTATCGCTCAGGGTCATGGCAGGCGCCACTGTGATAGAATCACCGGTATGAATCCCCATCGGATCGAGGTTTTCCACCGTACAGATGATTACCACGTTGTTGTTCTTATCTCTCAACAACTCCAGTTCATATTCTTTCCATCCCAATACCGCTTTTTCCACCAGCACTTCATGGATGGGAGATGCTTTCAAACCACGGTCCAGGGCTTCGTCCAGCTCGTCTTTGCTGTGTACGAAACCGCCTCCGGTACCACCGAGGGTAAACGATGGGCGAATCACCAACGGGAAACCTATCTCTTGTGCAAACTCCTTACCTTCCAGGAAGGAATTCGCTGTCTTGGCCGGTGCTACCGGTACTCCCAGCTCAATCATCCACTGACGGAACTGCTCACGGTCTTCCGCTTTATCGATCGCTTTAATATCCACACCGATCAGGCGCACATTGTACTTTTCCCAAATCCCCAGTTCATCCACTTCTTTACAGAGGTTCAATGCAGTCTGACCTCCCATGGTCGGTAACACAGCATCTATCTGGTTTTCCTCCAGGATCTGCTCAATGCTTTCCACCGTCAGCGGCAGCAGGTAAACCTTATCCGCCATCATTGGGTCTGTCATGATAGTAGCCGGGTTGGAATTAATAAGGATCACTTTAATTCCTTCTTCCCGAAGCGAACGTGCTGCCTGGGAGCCGGAATAGTCAAATTCGCAAGCCTGACCAATAATAATAGGTCCAGAACCGATAATGAGCACAGATTTGATAGATGAATCTTTTGGCATTTGTATAATCTATTGAAAATGAAAAACCAAATTGATTTTTCTGTTGTACGAGGGAACAAAAAAATCGTGCAAAGCTACGTGATTTGAAAATTATTATTGGAAATAAATTTTTGTTTTCGGTGTTATTTTTTTGAAAGGTGCCCCGACGCGAATAAATTTACATACCTGGTTTATTCCATTTACCTATAACAACAAGCATCGCATGAGTACTGTACCTCGCTTCAGGCATTCATATCCCTCCTCCTGGGAAACCCTGGTCCGCAGATTCAACAGCCGGGCATTAATGGTGGAAGGAGACCATGACCAGCCAGTTTATCGATTCTCTTTCCGATTCGAATATCAGCAAACCAGAGGACAATTTATATTCACCTGGGAGAATACAAAAAATGACAGAACCTTCGTGAATATTAACCTGTCCAGATCCCGTGGTCTCGGGGTGCTACTGCCTTTTGATACACCAGATCTGATCCCGGGACACATTTACAATCCCGAAACAACCCTGCTCCTTGAGTTGGCGGAAAGGCACGACCAGCTGAAAATATCACCTAACACGCGGTTACGGAGGCTCCTCTCCCGTTTTAATTCC
The genomic region above belongs to Chitinophaga sp. 180180018-3 and contains:
- the carB gene encoding carbamoyl-phosphate synthase large subunit; the encoded protein is MPKDSSIKSVLIIGSGPIIIGQACEFDYSGSQAARSLREEGIKVILINSNPATIMTDPMMADKVYLLPLTVESIEQILEENQIDAVLPTMGGQTALNLCKEVDELGIWEKYNVRLIGVDIKAIDKAEDREQFRQWMIELGVPVAPAKTANSFLEGKEFAQEIGFPLVIRPSFTLGGTGGGFVHSKDELDEALDRGLKASPIHEVLVEKAVLGWKEYELELLRDKNNNVVIICTVENLDPMGIHTGDSITVAPAMTLSDTAFQDMRNKAMMMMRDLGNFAGGCNVQFSLNPENEELIAIEINPRVSRSSALASKATGYPIAKIAAKLAIGYTLDELENQITRTTSAFFEPALDYVIVKMPRWNFDKFKGADDTLGLQMKSVGEVMSIGRTFPEALQKACQSLENDALGLGYYGKSLMKTEQLVEKLKRPTWDRIFRIKDALMAGVSVKHIHQLTYIDRWFLHQIQDIVNLEKQLLEHELKTVPADMLRDAKKMGFSDAQLAVLFGDCDDDEVYAKRKELGITRTFKMVDTCSAEFEAKTPYFYSTFDTENESKVSDRKKIIVLGSGPNRIGQGIEFDYCCTHGLQAIQDCGYEAIMVNCNPETVSTDFDMADKLYFEPVFWENLWEIIELEKPAGVIVQLGGQTALKLAKRLEANGVKIIGTSFDNMDIAEDRGRFSDMLKELKIPYPKYGTAYNTDDAIEVAKEVGYPVLVRPSYVLGGQRMRIVINEEELEESVLSLLRHLPGNKILIDHFLDRCQEAEIDGIFDGTDFHVMGVMEHIEPAGIHSGDSHALLPAFNLSPIEVTTMEYYAEKIARALDIRGLINIQFAIKDGNVYVIEANPRASRTTPFIAKAYQVPYLNIATKVMIGANKLQDFKIEKKLTGFAIKEPVFSFNKFPGVNKELGPEMKSTGEAIRFIKDLRDPYFRQLYKEKSMYLSK